In Stenotrophomonas sp. 610A2, one DNA window encodes the following:
- a CDS encoding helix-turn-helix domain-containing protein — MTSPTPPPRGPLGTATPNPAAAGDGDALHFCTTCAFSDACSSQGYDKTALNELHVMVDHVGPYHAGDYIFRAGEPFDAIAAVRAGMVKTFVDDSLGNEQVLGFSLPGEVIGLNAIHGSRYPCNAVALDTVHLCRISFPRISMLASRMPGLQAKLFSLLSAEIGKAALLAANYRTEERMAAFLLDISNRYARRGFSAHRFNLTMTRTEIANYLRMAPETASRVLRRLSDEEVIAVKQREIILLQPERLALMAATDDASE; from the coding sequence ATGACGTCACCTACGCCCCCACCGCGCGGCCCCCTGGGAACCGCGACACCGAATCCAGCCGCTGCCGGCGACGGTGACGCGCTGCATTTCTGCACGACCTGTGCGTTCTCCGATGCCTGCAGCTCGCAGGGCTACGACAAGACCGCGCTGAACGAGCTGCACGTGATGGTCGACCACGTTGGGCCCTACCATGCGGGCGACTACATCTTCCGCGCGGGTGAGCCCTTCGATGCAATCGCTGCGGTGCGCGCTGGCATGGTCAAGACCTTTGTCGACGACAGTCTCGGCAATGAACAGGTGCTGGGTTTCTCGCTGCCAGGCGAAGTCATTGGCCTGAACGCCATCCACGGTTCGCGCTATCCCTGCAATGCGGTGGCGCTGGATACCGTGCACCTGTGCCGTATCTCGTTTCCGCGCATCAGCATGCTGGCCAGCCGCATGCCTGGCCTGCAGGCCAAGCTGTTCAGCCTGCTCAGCGCCGAGATCGGCAAGGCCGCCTTGCTGGCCGCCAACTACCGCACCGAGGAACGCATGGCCGCGTTCCTGCTGGATATCTCCAACCGCTACGCGCGGCGTGGATTTTCCGCACACCGCTTCAACCTGACCATGACCCGCACCGAAATCGCCAACTACCTGCGCATGGCTCCAGAAACCGCCAGCCGCGTACTGCGGCGGTTGAGTGACGAGGAAGTCATTGCGGTGAAGCAGCGTGAGATCATCCTGCTGCAACCCGAGCGCCTGGCGCTGATGGCGGCCACCGATGATGCAAGCGAATGA
- the modA gene encoding molybdate ABC transporter substrate-binding protein → MNKLWALLLLAATLPASAAELTVSAASSLTESFREISAAYEKANPGTKVDLNFAASGTLLQQIARGAPVDVLASADQATMAQASTEGLIDPTTQHVFAQNSLWVVVPPQASNKPTTLAALAKADVKRVAIGNPDSVPVGRYARGALQQAGLWPTMQAKMISTQNVRQSLDYVARGEVDAGFVYATDAQAMSERVQRAFQVPVAGGISYPLAMVKSSRNAAEARRFIAFVRSAPGQAILHRHGFGSP, encoded by the coding sequence ATGAACAAGCTGTGGGCGTTGTTGTTGCTGGCTGCCACCCTGCCGGCAAGCGCGGCTGAACTGACGGTCTCCGCTGCATCCAGCCTGACCGAGAGTTTCCGCGAGATTTCCGCTGCGTACGAAAAAGCCAACCCGGGCACGAAGGTTGATTTGAACTTCGCCGCCTCCGGCACCTTGCTGCAGCAGATCGCGCGCGGCGCGCCGGTCGATGTGCTGGCCTCGGCCGACCAGGCCACGATGGCGCAGGCCAGCACCGAAGGCCTGATTGATCCAACGACGCAGCACGTATTCGCGCAGAACAGCCTGTGGGTGGTGGTGCCGCCGCAGGCCAGCAACAAGCCGACCACGTTGGCGGCACTGGCCAAGGCCGATGTGAAGCGCGTCGCCATCGGCAACCCCGACAGCGTGCCGGTAGGCCGCTATGCACGCGGTGCGCTGCAGCAGGCCGGCTTGTGGCCGACGATGCAGGCCAAGATGATCAGCACCCAGAACGTGCGGCAATCGCTGGACTACGTGGCGCGTGGTGAAGTGGATGCAGGCTTCGTCTATGCCACCGACGCACAGGCGATGAGCGAGCGCGTGCAGCGCGCCTTCCAGGTGCCGGTTGCCGGCGGCATCAGCTATCCGCTGGCAATGGTGAAGAGCAGCCGCAATGCCGCCGAAGCCAGGCGCTTCATCGCCTTCGTGCGCTCGGCGCCGGGCCAGGCCATCCTGCACAGGCACGGGTTCGGCAGCCCTTGA
- the modB gene encoding molybdate ABC transporter permease subunit — MDLDWSALWLSLKVAGWATAINLVLGVGFGALLARRRFPGRELLDTVFTLPMVLPPTVLGYYLLVLIGSKGPLGAWLESSFGINLVFTWQAAVIAAAVASFPLVFKPARAAFEDVDGQLEQAARTLGVSELALFFRVTLPLAWRGILAGLLLAFARAMGEFGATIMVAGSIPGRTQTLSIAIYEAVQAGNDGRANALVLLSSLVCISVLLLAARLVGRRQEGARNVA, encoded by the coding sequence GTGGATCTGGACTGGAGCGCGCTGTGGTTGTCGTTGAAGGTGGCCGGCTGGGCGACCGCGATCAACCTCGTGCTCGGTGTCGGATTCGGCGCCTTGCTGGCGCGGCGGCGCTTTCCTGGCCGTGAGTTGCTGGACACGGTGTTCACCTTGCCGATGGTGTTGCCGCCAACGGTGCTTGGTTATTACCTGCTGGTGCTGATCGGCAGCAAGGGCCCGCTCGGCGCATGGCTGGAGAGCAGTTTCGGCATCAATCTTGTGTTTACCTGGCAGGCTGCGGTGATTGCTGCTGCGGTGGCTTCGTTCCCGCTGGTGTTCAAACCAGCGCGTGCGGCATTTGAAGACGTTGATGGGCAGCTGGAACAGGCTGCACGCACCTTGGGCGTGTCCGAACTGGCGCTGTTCTTCCGGGTGACCTTGCCGCTGGCATGGCGCGGCATTCTTGCCGGCCTGTTGCTGGCGTTCGCCCGTGCGATGGGCGAGTTCGGCGCCACCATCATGGTCGCCGGCAGTATTCCCGGGCGCACCCAGACCTTGTCCATCGCCATCTACGAAGCGGTGCAGGCCGGCAACGACGGCCGTGCCAATGCCTTGGTGCTGCTGTCCTCGCTGGTCTGCATCAGCGTGCTGCTGCTCGCTGCGCGGCTGGTCGGACGGCGGCAGGAGGGGGCGCGCAATGTGGCTTGA
- a CDS encoding sulfate/molybdate ABC transporter ATP-binding protein, whose product MWLELDVQRLLSAAGQQFQLQAALRCTQPNVVLFGPSGAGKSLTLKAVAGLLRPDAGVIRMHGQALFDAAAGINLSPQRRRIGYVFQDYALFPHLTVRQNVGFGLQRGLLNPPRSRRIEAVEQWLQAFRIDHLGDLLPAQISGGQRQRTALARALVTRPQALLLDEPFAALDHALRAHLRQELETVLDQTGIPLLLISHDPEDVDVFGQQVVHLADGRVQV is encoded by the coding sequence ATGTGGCTTGAGTTGGACGTCCAACGCCTTCTGAGCGCGGCTGGCCAGCAGTTCCAGCTGCAGGCGGCCTTGCGCTGCACCCAGCCGAATGTGGTGTTGTTCGGTCCGTCTGGCGCAGGCAAGAGTTTGACCTTGAAGGCGGTGGCCGGGTTGCTGCGGCCGGATGCCGGTGTGATCCGCATGCACGGGCAGGCGCTGTTCGATGCGGCGGCAGGTATCAACCTCTCACCGCAGCGGCGCCGCATCGGCTATGTGTTCCAGGACTACGCCTTGTTCCCGCACCTGACGGTGCGGCAGAACGTGGGTTTTGGCCTGCAGCGAGGCCTGTTGAATCCGCCGCGGAGCCGTCGTATCGAGGCGGTCGAGCAATGGTTGCAGGCGTTCCGCATCGATCACCTCGGAGACCTGTTGCCCGCGCAGATCTCCGGCGGCCAGCGTCAGCGCACCGCCTTGGCGCGGGCGCTGGTGACCAGGCCGCAGGCGCTGCTGTTGGATGAGCCGTTCGCTGCGCTCGACCACGCCCTGCGTGCGCATCTGCGCCAGGAATTGGAAACCGTGTTGGACCAGACCGGCATTCCGCTGCTGCTGATCAGCCATGATCCGGAAGACGTGGACGTGTTCGGCCAGCAGGTGGTGCATCTGGCCGACGGCCGTGTGCAGGTCTGA
- a CDS encoding NnrS family protein: MNTTSPTPVLLAAPHRLLFFIGVSNLGLAMGWWALWLGGLQLGNPLPAPAVPPAWLHGLWMQYLVLPSFIFGFLLTVFPRWMGLPALPRWQYAGVGGGLFGAQITLLAASLGWQPGVWLALLLGLLGWAFGLVALGRLLLQEKGRTWHAWSCWSGLLLGWIGLLCFAIAAAGGDVRGQALSVSIGTFTLLLPIYASVAHRMFPFFAGNVVPGYQAWRPPQWLAILWALCLLHLLGESLLLPLVTLLADAGLLLLSLYSLWRWWPRGPKPPLLSVLFYGLAWWPLAMLLYLLQDIAALAGHAGWLERAPLHALAIGLFGSLLVAMVTRVTQGHSGRALVMPMVAWIALLGLQLVALLRILAPLLDDPWRWHAVAAAGWLLVLAPWLLRLGWIYWRPRADGKPD, translated from the coding sequence GTGAACACGACCTCGCCCACGCCAGTCCTCCTTGCCGCCCCACACCGGCTGTTGTTCTTCATCGGCGTGAGCAATCTCGGCCTGGCGATGGGCTGGTGGGCGCTGTGGCTGGGTGGACTGCAGCTGGGCAATCCCCTGCCCGCACCCGCCGTGCCGCCGGCATGGCTGCACGGGCTGTGGATGCAGTATCTGGTGCTGCCGAGCTTCATCTTCGGCTTCCTGCTGACGGTGTTCCCGCGCTGGATGGGATTGCCAGCACTGCCGCGATGGCAGTACGCCGGGGTCGGCGGCGGCCTGTTCGGCGCGCAGATCACGCTGCTTGCGGCCAGCCTAGGCTGGCAGCCGGGAGTGTGGCTGGCCCTGTTGTTGGGATTGCTGGGTTGGGCGTTCGGCCTGGTCGCACTTGGCCGTTTGCTGCTGCAGGAGAAAGGTCGCACCTGGCATGCGTGGTCGTGCTGGTCCGGCTTGCTGCTGGGCTGGATAGGCCTGCTCTGCTTCGCCATCGCTGCCGCAGGCGGCGATGTCCGAGGGCAGGCACTGAGCGTGTCGATCGGCACCTTCACACTGTTGCTGCCGATCTACGCCAGCGTCGCCCATCGCATGTTTCCGTTCTTCGCCGGCAACGTGGTGCCGGGTTACCAGGCGTGGCGGCCACCGCAATGGCTGGCGATCCTGTGGGCGCTGTGCCTGCTGCACCTGCTCGGCGAATCGCTGCTGCTGCCGCTGGTCACGCTGCTGGCCGACGCCGGCTTGCTGCTGCTGTCGTTGTACTCGCTGTGGCGCTGGTGGCCGCGCGGTCCCAAGCCGCCGCTGTTGAGCGTGCTGTTTTACGGGCTGGCGTGGTGGCCGTTGGCGATGCTGTTGTATCTGCTGCAGGACATCGCCGCGCTCGCCGGCCACGCGGGTTGGCTGGAACGCGCACCGCTGCATGCCTTGGCGATTGGTTTGTTTGGGAGCTTGTTGGTGGCGATGGTCACACGTGTGACCCAAGGTCATTCCGGGCGTGCGCTGGTGATGCCGATGGTCGCCTGGATCGCCCTGCTCGGCCTGCAACTGGTTGCACTGCTACGCATCCTCGCTCCGCTGCTGGACGATCCCTGGCGCTGGCATGCCGTGGCTGCTGCTGGCTGGCTGCTGGTGCTTGCGCCGTGGCTGCTGCGGTTGGGGTGGATCTACTGGCGCCCGCGTGCGGATGGAAAGCCGGACTGA
- the rocF gene encoding arginase: protein MSSFRPVSLIGVPTDVGAGARGARLGPEALRIAGLPEALVERGVDVRDIGNLDGPRNPWTGPVQGYRHLDEVVAWNHALMEASYAELKEGRMPIMLGGDHCLGVGSITAVARWCREQGKQLRVLWLDAHSDFNTSDVTPSGNIHGMPVACLCGLGPEGLTHLGGSAPAIAPWQVHQIGIRSVDPEEKRLIKQHRVDVYDMRYIDEAGMKRTMEAALHGIDANTHLHVSFDVDFLDPSIAPGVGTTVPGGVNYREAQLVMEMIADTGLMGSLDIVELNPLLDHQNRTAELAVDLVESLFGKSTLMRD from the coding sequence ATGAGCAGTTTTCGTCCGGTGTCGCTGATTGGCGTGCCTACCGATGTGGGTGCCGGCGCGCGCGGTGCGCGGCTGGGCCCGGAGGCGCTGCGTATCGCCGGCCTGCCCGAGGCGCTGGTGGAGCGCGGCGTTGATGTGCGCGACATCGGCAACCTCGATGGTCCGCGTAATCCATGGACCGGCCCGGTACAGGGCTACCGTCATCTCGACGAAGTGGTGGCATGGAACCACGCACTGATGGAAGCCAGCTACGCCGAGCTGAAGGAAGGCCGCATGCCGATCATGCTCGGTGGCGACCATTGCCTGGGCGTTGGTTCGATCACTGCGGTCGCACGCTGGTGCCGTGAGCAGGGCAAGCAGTTGCGCGTGCTGTGGCTGGATGCGCATTCGGACTTCAACACCTCCGATGTCACTCCGTCGGGCAACATCCATGGCATGCCGGTGGCCTGCCTGTGTGGCCTCGGGCCGGAAGGCTTGACCCACCTCGGCGGCAGTGCCCCGGCGATCGCGCCGTGGCAGGTGCACCAGATCGGCATCCGCTCGGTTGATCCGGAAGAGAAGCGCCTGATCAAGCAGCACCGAGTTGATGTCTACGACATGCGTTACATCGACGAAGCCGGGATGAAGCGGACGATGGAAGCCGCGTTGCACGGCATCGATGCCAACACCCATCTGCATGTCAGTTTCGACGTGGACTTCCTCGACCCCAGCATCGCGCCGGGCGTCGGCACCACGGTTCCCGGCGGCGTCAATTACCGCGAAGCACAGCTGGTGATGGAGATGATTGCCGACACCGGCTTGATGGGCTCGCTGGACATCGTCGAGTTGAACCCGCTGCTTGATCACCAGAACCGCACCGCCGAACTTGCGGTGGACCTGGTGGAGAGTCTGTTCGGCAAATCCACGCTGATGCGCGATTAA
- a CDS encoding entericidin A/B family lipoprotein encodes MKRLLMLALVGAFSVGMLSGCNTVAGAGKDMQKAGEKVEDKAQDCKDGKC; translated from the coding sequence ATGAAGCGACTGTTGATGTTGGCCCTGGTGGGCGCGTTCTCGGTTGGCATGCTCAGCGGCTGCAATACCGTGGCGGGCGCCGGCAAGGACATGCAGAAGGCCGGTGAAAAGGTCGAAGACAAGGCGCAGGATTGCAAAGACGGCAAGTGCTGA
- a CDS encoding entericidin A/B family lipoprotein → MKRLVALMMLSLFSVAVLAGCNTVAGAGKDVQKAGEKVEDAAKGH, encoded by the coding sequence ATGAAGCGTTTGGTTGCCCTGATGATGTTGTCGCTGTTCTCGGTCGCGGTGTTGGCTGGCTGCAATACCGTTGCCGGTGCAGGCAAGGACGTGCAGAAGGCCGGTGAAAAGGTGGAGGATGCTGCCAAGGGTCATTGA
- a CDS encoding CsbD family protein has protein sequence MNKDIISGKWTQLKGKVQAKWGDITDDDMKVAEGNAEYLAGRLQERYGWAKDRAETEVRDFQKALHKDYPDYH, from the coding sequence ATGAACAAAGACATCATTTCCGGCAAGTGGACCCAGCTCAAGGGCAAGGTACAGGCCAAGTGGGGCGATATCACCGATGACGACATGAAGGTGGCTGAAGGCAACGCCGAATACCTCGCAGGTCGCCTGCAGGAACGCTATGGCTGGGCCAAGGACCGCGCGGAAACCGAAGTGCGCGACTTCCAGAAAGCGCTGCACAAGGACTACCCGGATTACCACTGA
- a CDS encoding tryptophan--tRNA ligase, translated as MTTRVLTGITPSGTPHLGNYVGAIRPAIAASQASDIESFFFLADLHSLIKAQEPERTQRSTLEIAASWLACGLDPDKVWFYRQSDIPETTELMWFLTVVASKGILNRAHAYKAAVDKNREEQLDDDAGVSAGLFMYPVLMAADILIFNANKVPVGRDQIQHIEMARDFAQRFNHVYGKEYFALPEVIIDEQVATLAGLDGRKMSKSYSNTIPLFVPRDELKKLVFSILTDSRLPGEPKDTEGSALFQMYQAFASPEQTAVFAKAFAEGISWGDAKQQLFERIDAELSPLRERYNALMAEPEKIEAILRKRGQQLREQFAIPLLKELRHAVGLRDLSAAGDKPKAAVAAKAALPLFKQYREKDGRFYFKLLDGEGTLLIQSEGFDSPRDAGQLIAVLKQAEQGDALQSELFKVEVEVEPVLAALRELREAAAKE; from the coding sequence ATGACTACCCGCGTCCTCACCGGCATCACCCCCTCCGGCACTCCCCACCTCGGCAATTACGTCGGCGCGATCCGCCCGGCCATCGCCGCCAGCCAGGCCTCGGATATCGAGAGCTTCTTCTTCCTGGCCGACCTGCACAGCCTGATCAAGGCGCAGGAGCCCGAGCGCACCCAGCGTTCGACCCTGGAGATCGCGGCCAGTTGGCTGGCCTGCGGCCTGGACCCGGACAAGGTGTGGTTCTACCGCCAGAGCGACATCCCGGAAACCACCGAGCTGATGTGGTTCCTCACCGTGGTTGCCAGCAAGGGCATCCTCAACCGCGCCCATGCCTACAAGGCGGCGGTGGACAAGAACCGCGAGGAACAGCTCGACGACGACGCAGGCGTCAGCGCCGGCCTGTTCATGTACCCGGTGCTGATGGCCGCCGATATCCTGATTTTCAACGCCAACAAGGTGCCGGTGGGTCGCGACCAGATCCAGCACATCGAGATGGCGCGCGATTTCGCCCAGCGCTTCAACCACGTCTACGGCAAGGAGTACTTCGCCCTGCCGGAAGTGATCATCGACGAACAGGTGGCCACCCTGGCAGGCCTGGACGGCCGCAAGATGAGCAAGAGCTACAGCAACACCATCCCGCTGTTCGTGCCGCGCGATGAGCTGAAGAAGCTGGTGTTCTCCATCCTCACCGACTCGCGCCTGCCCGGCGAGCCCAAGGACACAGAAGGCTCGGCGCTGTTCCAGATGTACCAGGCTTTCGCCAGCCCGGAGCAGACCGCAGTCTTCGCCAAGGCCTTTGCCGAGGGCATCAGCTGGGGCGATGCCAAGCAGCAGCTGTTCGAACGCATCGACGCCGAGCTGTCGCCGCTGCGCGAGCGCTACAACGCCTTGATGGCCGAGCCCGAGAAGATCGAAGCCATCCTGCGCAAGCGTGGCCAGCAGCTGCGCGAGCAGTTCGCCATCCCGCTGCTGAAGGAACTGCGCCACGCTGTTGGCCTGCGTGACCTGTCTGCCGCCGGTGACAAGCCCAAGGCGGCGGTCGCTGCCAAGGCGGCGCTGCCGCTGTTCAAGCAGTACCGCGAAAAGGATGGCCGCTTCTACTTCAAGCTGCTCGATGGCGAAGGCACGCTGCTGATCCAGAGCGAGGGCTTTGACTCGCCGCGCGATGCCGGCCAGTTGATCGCCGTGCTCAAGCAGGCCGAGCAGGGCGATGCGCTGCAGAGCGAACTGTTCAAGGTCGAAGTGGAAGTGGAGCCGGTGCTGGCGGCGTTGCGCGAACTGCGCGAGGCAGCGGCGAAGGAGTAA
- a CDS encoding MBL fold metallo-hydrolase, which produces MSAAYGIHTIDTAFQRDHFDAAYLIVQDGRGAFVDCGTTHSLPNLLACIAQAGLTPADIDWLIVTHVHLDHAGGAGALMQQLPNAKLVVHPRGAQHMIDPTRLIAGATAVYGEAEIARSYGRIVPVPAERVVVAEDGHRVSLAGRELVCVDTPGHARHHFCVWDAASRSWFTGDTFGLSYRELDHAGGAFIIPTSSPVQFEPEAMHASIERLMRESPEGMYLTHYGRVEETARLARDLHEQIDAMVAIAQRCNGEPERHRLLVDALGGLYVARLRLQGSPLDAAVVLRVLAMDIELNAQGLACWLDRDKNR; this is translated from the coding sequence ATGTCCGCTGCCTATGGCATCCACACCATCGACACCGCGTTCCAGCGCGATCACTTCGATGCGGCCTACCTGATCGTGCAGGATGGGCGCGGCGCGTTCGTCGATTGCGGCACCACACATTCCCTGCCGAATCTGCTGGCCTGCATTGCGCAGGCGGGGTTGACGCCTGCGGACATTGATTGGCTGATCGTCACCCATGTGCACCTGGATCATGCCGGCGGTGCCGGTGCGTTGATGCAGCAGTTGCCCAATGCAAAGCTGGTGGTACACCCGCGCGGCGCCCAGCACATGATCGATCCGACCCGGCTGATTGCCGGTGCAACGGCGGTGTACGGCGAAGCCGAGATCGCGCGCAGCTATGGCCGGATCGTGCCGGTGCCGGCCGAGCGTGTGGTGGTTGCCGAGGATGGGCATCGGGTGTCATTGGCAGGCCGTGAGCTGGTCTGCGTGGATACGCCGGGGCACGCCCGGCATCACTTCTGCGTGTGGGACGCAGCCAGCCGCAGCTGGTTCACCGGCGATACTTTCGGTCTGTCGTACCGCGAGCTGGACCATGCCGGTGGTGCGTTCATCATCCCCACCTCGTCGCCGGTGCAGTTCGAGCCGGAGGCGATGCATGCTTCGATCGAACGCTTGATGCGCGAATCACCCGAAGGGATGTACCTGACCCATTACGGCCGCGTCGAAGAAACCGCGCGATTGGCCAGGGACCTGCACGAACAGATCGACGCAATGGTGGCGATCGCACAACGCTGCAACGGCGAGCCGGAGCGGCATCGCCTGCTGGTGGACGCGCTGGGTGGGTTGTACGTAGCGCGGTTGAGGTTGCAGGGCAGCCCGCTGGACGCGGCAGTGGTGCTGCGCGTGCTGGCGATGGACATCGAACTCAACGCGCAAGGTCTGGCCTGCTGGCTGGACCGCGACAAAAACCGGTAG
- a CDS encoding M28 family metallopeptidase, with translation MRILLLSSCLFVGGIASAANDLPGGGIDPEALSRHVRILASDEFEGRAPASAGEQRTVDYLVDEFRKAGLQPGGKDGSWVQEVPLVRATVDGPVQASLSLNGKSVPLVNGEDITLQSLSPFGVVDQQDTPLVFIGYGISAPERHWDDYKGLDLSGKIAVVLINDADFETEAPGAFDGKAVTYYGRWTYKFEEAARRGAEGVLIVHETAPAAYPWATVKASGTSPLFDIERSNDEAQAAHTPVRGWMQRALAERIFSAAGLDFETEKRKAMKADFRPVELGDASLTTSFWVNRERVVTRNVVAKLEGSSHPQESVIFSAHWDAFGVGQPDASGQTVRHGAIDNATGVASVLELGRVFAAGPRPQRSLYFIALTAEEKGLLGASYYAAHPLAPLETTAAVLNIEMFSPDGETADIATWGNGRVSLEDDVQRVAQARGRRWSPDPNLEAGFFYRADHFAFARKGVPAITVGAGLDKLDGGVAAGRALRDAYFAKCYHQACDAWSPQWDARGLAADTLLVYDMGLELANSRKWPTWQKGAEFEAAREASDSARR, from the coding sequence ATGCGCATCCTGCTGCTGTCCTCCTGCCTGTTCGTGGGCGGTATCGCCTCGGCGGCCAATGACCTGCCCGGCGGTGGCATCGATCCGGAAGCATTGTCGCGACATGTGCGCATCCTCGCCTCGGACGAGTTTGAAGGCCGCGCCCCGGCCTCGGCCGGTGAGCAGCGCACGGTGGACTATCTGGTCGACGAATTCCGCAAGGCCGGCCTGCAGCCGGGCGGCAAGGACGGCAGCTGGGTGCAGGAAGTGCCGCTGGTCCGCGCGACGGTGGATGGCCCGGTACAGGCCAGCCTGAGCTTGAACGGCAAGTCGGTGCCCCTGGTCAACGGTGAGGACATCACCCTGCAGAGCCTCAGCCCGTTCGGTGTGGTCGACCAGCAGGACACACCGCTGGTGTTCATCGGCTACGGCATCTCCGCGCCGGAACGGCATTGGGACGATTACAAGGGCCTGGACCTGAGCGGCAAGATCGCCGTCGTGCTGATCAATGACGCCGACTTCGAAACCGAAGCGCCGGGTGCGTTCGACGGCAAGGCGGTCACCTATTACGGCCGTTGGACCTACAAATTCGAGGAAGCCGCACGCCGCGGCGCCGAGGGCGTGCTGATCGTGCACGAGACCGCTCCGGCCGCCTATCCGTGGGCAACAGTGAAGGCGTCCGGCACTTCGCCGCTGTTCGATATCGAACGCAGCAACGACGAGGCCCAGGCCGCGCATACGCCGGTACGCGGCTGGATGCAGCGGGCGCTGGCTGAGCGCATCTTCAGCGCCGCTGGCCTCGATTTCGAGACCGAGAAGCGCAAGGCGATGAAGGCCGACTTCCGTCCTGTCGAGCTGGGCGACGCGAGCCTCACCACCAGCTTCTGGGTCAATCGTGAGCGCGTGGTCACCCGCAATGTGGTGGCCAAGCTTGAAGGCAGCAGCCATCCGCAGGAATCGGTGATCTTCTCGGCGCACTGGGATGCCTTCGGCGTCGGCCAGCCGGACGCAAGCGGCCAGACCGTGCGTCACGGCGCCATCGACAACGCCACCGGCGTGGCCTCGGTGCTGGAGTTGGGCCGCGTGTTCGCCGCCGGCCCGCGCCCGCAGCGCTCGCTGTACTTCATCGCGTTGACGGCCGAAGAGAAGGGCCTGCTTGGTGCCAGCTATTACGCCGCGCACCCGCTGGCACCGCTGGAAACCACCGCGGCGGTGTTGAACATCGAGATGTTCAGCCCGGACGGTGAAACTGCTGATATCGCGACCTGGGGCAATGGCCGGGTTTCGCTGGAAGACGATGTGCAACGCGTTGCACAGGCACGTGGCCGTCGCTGGTCACCGGATCCGAACCTGGAGGCTGGTTTCTTCTACCGCGCCGACCACTTCGCGTTTGCCCGCAAGGGTGTTCCGGCGATCACTGTCGGCGCTGGGCTGGACAAGCTGGACGGCGGCGTTGCCGCCGGCCGCGCGCTGCGTGATGCCTATTTCGCCAAGTGCTACCACCAGGCCTGCGATGCGTGGTCGCCGCAGTGGGATGCGCGTGGTCTGGCCGCCGATACCTTGCTGGTTTATGACATGGGTCTGGAGCTGGCCAACAGCCGGAAGTGGCCGACCTGGCAGAAGGGCGCGGAGTTCGAGGCTGCGCGTGAAGCGAGTGATTCCGCTCGGCGTTGA